The genomic interval AATTTGATATATCTCTTCACTTTCCTGAATCAGGCATGGCCGCAAGATCAGTTTTTCTCTTATCCCTTCAAGAAGTCCCAGCGATTCGTCTTCAAGATAGGTGCCATAAACTTCTTTGCCGGTCGAGAGGAGAAATTCCGCCAAATGACTTCCCACAAAACCCGATATTCCTGTAATAAGCACCTTCTTCATCCGCTGGTCGTCTCCACTCATGCCCTCTTTTTCAGTAACTCCTGATAAACCACTCTGACTTTTTGAACCAATGGACCCCATCTAAAATGCTCTTCCACTTTTTTAAATCCATTCAGACCATACTCCTCCCGAAGCTCGGGATGGGACAGGAGAAACTTTATCTTTTCAGCGAGTTCGCCGACATGGCCCGGTTCAGCCAAAAGGCCATTTTTGTGGTTATCGACTAACACCCTGACTCCAGGCAAGGACGAAGCGACAACCGGCCGTGCGCAAGCCATCGCTTCGAGAAGGACAATGCCAAACGCTTCAGAACGATTGACAGAAGGGAGCACTGCTATATCGGCAAGATTATAATAATCTGGAAGTTCATCATCGGAAACCCCTTGGGCAAAAATAACCTGATTCGACAATCCTTCATTTTTTGCCGCGTTTCGGTAATGGGGAATCAGGTTTCCATTCCCGACGATTACTAATTTTATTTCTTTCATTTTCAGCTTTCCGACGGCTGAAATGAGCAGGGAGACGCCTTTAAAGTGATGGGCACGATCCAACCCTCCTACAAAGAGCAGGACTTTGTCATCCGAGGAAAATTTGAAGCGGGAAACCAGGCTGTCACTTTTTTTTCTCGGATGAAATCGGGAAGCAACCCCGTAAGGAATATGATATACCGGTTTCTCCCTTACGAAAGGAGCGATCAGGCTCGATTCTCCATACTCGCGGGTGGCAAAAATAACCCCATCGGCAGTGCTTGCCAGAAGAGGCAATATCGTCTTTCCATATCCCTTGAAAACAAGCTTCAGGATTCCAGATCCCAGGACATCCATATGATAGCTCAAAACGATTTTGGGCGACCGTACAAGAATCCATTTAAGAAAAAGGAGCCATTCGGCACCGCCAAAAAATGGATAATGAAGGTGAATCAGATCAAATGAGGAGAGCTTTAACAAGGCCTGTGGAACCAATGCTGCATTACCGTACTTGAACCAAGGGGTCAATCGATTAATTTTGAAACCTGCTGTTTGATCCGAAATCGTTCCTTTCCCTTCATAGTCGGGGGTAAAAATTTCATTCTCGTCTCCAAGAAGAGTCAGTCCCCTGGCATATTCGTTCGCGACATTTCCAATGCCACCTCGATAAGGGGGAAAAGTTGAAACAAGATGGGCTATTCTCATCCTACTCCTGTTCGCCGAAGGCAATGGTTCTGACTCCAACACCAAACCTGTTTAGCAACTGCCCGAATTCTTTTGAAGAGATCTTTCTTTTCACCTGTATTCTGAAACGTTCTTTCCGCATGACTGGAAACATCACCCATGCGCAATAAAAGGACCGGATCAGAATCATCCATCCGGAAATCAGGGAATTTCTTTGAGAAAACTGGCTTGCCATTCCCTTTCCTTTCAAAATGCCATAACCTTGCCACAGATATCGCTTTATCGAATACCACGGAGAAAGAATCAAATAAGGCCAGGGGTAATTCTTCATGATCACCCATCGCCTGTTTCTTTCCACCTGAAAAGCCTTGAAAGAAGAGGTTTCAGAGGAAGATTTGGAGAAATAATGATGAACAACGGCTCGAGGCGAATAGCGACATTGCCAGCCTGCAAGTCTCGCCCTAAATCCTAAATCCGTATCTTCACAATAGGCGAAAAAATGTTCGTCAAAATACCCGATTTCGTCTAGCATCTGCTTTTTGTAAAGGGCCGCGCACCCGCTGGGGAAAATCACCTCTGTTTCCTGATCAAACTGTCCTGTATCTCTTTGCATCCTTCCTCTTCCCCAGCTGATCCCGTCAGGATAGACAAGATGTCCCGTGTTGTCGATAATTTCTTCCTGGTCTCCCAGATAAATACGGGAAGCGACCATTCCGGTTTTATCATTAAACGAAGCCGATTCGACCAGGTTTCGAACCCAGTCCGGTTCGGCCCATGCGTCATTATTGAGTAGAAGAATGTATTCCCCACGGGAGGCGAGTATCCCGATGTTATTTCCGCGGGCAAATCCTTCATTTTTTGAATTGCGGATCCATTTTATTTTTTCTCCATAAATCGAACGTGTCGATTCATAGGATCCGTCTTCCGAATGATTGTCGACGACAATAATTTCAATCGAAGAATAGGATTGATTAAAAAGTGACTCCAGACATTTTTGAAGGGTTTCCTTGCCGTTCCAATTCACAACAATGACTGAAACAAAAGGGGGAATTGTCATTTCACCAATATATTCAAATTGGAATATTCATTCAATCTAAAGTTAAAAAAAAAGCCATGGGTGCAATCCATGGCTTTTATTTGAGAAACAAGTGAAAAATGATTCAGATCTACGGCTTGAAATTTCGAGAAGAGAGTTCAATGGCCTCTTCAATTAACCGGTAGTGATCCTCTTTATTTAAAGATTTTTGAATCAATTTCTCGGTCGTGGAAATCACCAGTTCGGCGGTCGCTTGTTTTACTTCTTTCATCAGCTTTATTTTTTCACGTTCCATCTCCTGGCGGGTCGATACAAGCATTCTTTCAGATTCTTCCCTGGCGCGCTTTTCACTCTCCTCCAGGATCTGCTGGCTCCTGACGCGCGCTTTTTCAAGAATCGCTTCGGCCTCTTTCTTCGACAGCTTTAACCGATTTTCATAGTCAGCCATCAATGTTTTCGCCTCACTCTGGAGCCTTTCTGCCTGTTCCAGGCTCTCCTTTATTTTCTTCTCTCGGATCTCAAGCATTTCCAAAATCGGAGGATAGGCATATTTTGAAAGGACATACCATAATATTCCGAAAGAAACGATTGACCAAAAAAGCAACGGCGTAAAAAAATGGGCATCAAACTGAGGCATATTCTTTTCCTTTTCCTTTAACGACTGTCGAACGGCGCCCTATTTTCTCAAACCCATGACAATAAACGCAATGACAAGTCCGTAAAGGGCAATGGCTTCGACCAGCGCAAATCCGATCCACATATATTTTCCGATCTTTGCTTCTGCCTGGGGCTGTCTGGCCACAGATTCAATCATCTTGCCAAAAATATAACCGATGCCAATCCCAGATCCCGCAAACCCTGCCGCTGCTATTCCCATGCCGATCAATGCTGCCGCTGATGAATCCATTTTGTTCTCCTTCTCTCTTTGAAATGAAATGTTAACCCCTCTAGACGATGCTATCGATGACTCAATGTTCCATTTTTATGGCGTCTCCTAAATAAACGGTAGTCAATATCGTAAAGATATAGGCTTGAATAAACGCAATACCCACTTCCAGCAGATTAATCGCAACGGAAAACCCGAAAGGAAGCCATCCGATCAGAAATCCGAGAGAAATAGCCATCCCTAATAAAACACCCAGGACGGTATGGCCAGCCGTCATATTTGCAAAAAGCCTGACTGCCAGGGAAACAGGCCTGGCAAGTTGACTCACGATTTCAATTGGAATCATCAGGGGAAGGAGCCAGCCGGGCGTTCCAGGAGGAATCAAAATATGGAGAAATCCGAATCCATGATACAGAAAACCAACCCCGATGCTGATCAAATAAACCAGCGCCGCAAATCCTGCTGTCACAATGAGCTGGCTAGTCACGGTATAGAATCCGGGAATGAGTCCCAGCAAGTTTGAAAAAAGAATAAAAAAGAAAAGGGTGGCCACAAACGGAACAAACTTCAATCCCTTTTCTCCCATATTTTCAAGCACCATGTTTCTTAGAAATTCCATTGCGATTTCAGCAAGATTCTGAAATTTTCCTGGAATGAGCCTGACGGATCTACCCGCCGCCATAAAAAAGAGTATCACCGAGGCGCTCACCAGCCACATCATTAACACCGCCTTATTGATGGAAATATCAAAAATCCCCAGATGAAGACTCAGAATATTATAAAGCTGAAAATGTTCTAATGGATTATGTTCCATGGCACCTATTCTTGTTTTTTTTCGGGATCTGCAGATTCCTCTTTTTGGAGCGCGGTCACAAATCGATATATATTTAAGAACCCTGCGGCCGCGCCCAGCAGGACCCCGCCTGTCAAAAACCAGGGTGAGGTATTGAAATATCGGTCGGCCGCATACCCCAAACCGGTTCCCAGCAGGGTCGCCGCAACCAATTCGACACCGATTCTGGCAGCATAAGAAAGGCCTTTATAAAAGGGATCTCCTTCTTTAACCACCCTGCCTCCGCCTGGTGAAATGTCCAGAAATAAAATCACGATAGTTAACCAAAAAATGGAAGGAAATGTCAAGAAAAAGAATCGGATTGGGAGGGTATTTTTTGATCAAATCGAACCCCTAACCAGAGAATTGTACCCAGGAAAGCGGCAGCAGCGGCTACCGTCAGAGCGATGTGCCAGCCATATCGTTCTCCCAGCCAAGGGGTTAGCGTGGGAGAAAGGGTTCCCCCTAAATTCGCCCCCATATTCATCAGTCCGGATAGCGCTCCGGAATGCTCCTTTGAGAGATCAATCGTACTCGACCAGAAAGCCCCGACGGTCCCGTAAAGGATCCCCGCGCCGAACGAAAGGAGAACAATGGCCCAGTACGGATTTGTCGTAATCGCTCCGGAATAAATCAAAAGCGAAGTCATCAACATTCCTCCCGCTCCGATGCCTCTTCTCCCTATATTCGGTCCATACCGCCTTGTCGCTCTGTCTGTCATCCAGCCTCCGAGAGGACAAAAAATGGCCATTGCCAGAAAGGGCGATGAAGCTAAAAAAGAACCTTTTAAGACCGTAAAGTGCCTTACATTGACCAGGTAGAGAAAGAACCATGAGAGATAAATATACGCGATATAACCGAGCATCGTGTAGCTGAGCGTCAGATACCATACCGACGGCATCTTAAGGAGAATACGAAACGACTTTTCATCGGATTTTTTGGCAGATTCCGAATCCGGATACGCAGAAGAAACAATCCATGCCAGTTCTTCATGATTAACGCCCGAATGTTGGCGAGGATCATCCCTTGCCATCAAGTACCACCCGGCTGCTACGATCAGACCGGCAGCCCCGGTCACATAAAAGGCCGCTTTCCATCCATATTGAGTCATCATCCACGCAACGGCCGGAGGCGTAATGGCCGAACCCAATCCGATTCCTCCAATTGCGACACCCATGCCGATTCCTCTCTCCGAACCGGGAAACCAGTTTGCCACTGTCCGGTTAAAATTGGGCAGCGCGGCGGCTTCTCCTGTTCCGATTAAAAAACGGATCACCATCAACGTGCCAAAGAGTCCTAAAAAGGAAACTAAAAAAAGACGGTCAGCCAATGCAGTTAGGATCGTAAAAATTGACCACCAGAGGAGAGCAAGCGTAAGCACAATTCGGGATCCCCAAATATCTCCCAGCCATCCCCCCGGGATTTGAAAGAGCGCATAACCCAAAACAAATGCGGAGAAAAGCGCTCCGATCTCGATCGAGGATATTCCCAATGCGGGCATCATTTCCTGGCCCGCCACAGAAATATTGACCCGGTCCACATAGGTAATAACGCTGATGATAAAAAGCCACGACAATATTTTCCAACGGACACCGCTTTTTTTATTTTTTACCATAATTCGAAGGAATCTGTTATTTTATATTTTATGACGAACGTCCTGGATGTCCAGAATCTGGATAAGAAATATGCCTATAAACCGGTTCTTGATCATGCCACCTTTACCATCGGAGAGCAAGAAAAAGTCGGGTTTGTGGGCCAAAATGGAAGCGGAAAGTCGACTCTGTTTAGAATTGTGGCCGCACTGGAGTCCAAAGATAGTGGCATCCTCTCCTTTAAAAAGGAGACCTCGTTGGGATATCTGGCCCAGGATCCGGTTCTCAATGCGGATCATACGATCGAGCAGGAACTCGAATCTGCACTTCATGCAATTTTAAAAGCGGTTCACCGGTTCGAAGAGATCAATCTCCTCCTCGCGAAGTCTCCCCGGAAAGCGGATTTGGACTGGCTCATCAGGGAACAAGAGGAAGTTTCACACTGGATTTCCCAGCACGGGGGATGGAATCTGGGACATCGCGTCGACGAGATCCTGCGCCATCTCAATATCCCTGACAAAAAGGAAAGGATCGGCAATTTATCCGGTGGGTTAAAAAAAAGAGTCGCCCTCGCGCGGCTGGTTCTGGAAGAACCTTCGCTCCTCCTGTTGGATGAACCGACCAATCACCTCGACGCCGATACGACCCAATGGCTTGAATCCTATCTGATCCGATACCCGGGAGCGGTGATGCTCATCACCCATGACCGCTATTTTCTAGACCGCGTCGTGACACGGATCATCGAAGTTGAAAATGGATCCCTGACTCCCTATCCGGGAAGTTACTCCATCTATGTGGAAAAGAAAGCGGAACGGCTTATTCATGAAGGACGGGCGCAGGGAAGGCTTGTCACCCTTCTAAGAACCGAAACCGCCTGGATTATGCGGGGCGCAAGGGCAAGAACCACCAAATCCAAATCAAGAATCGAACGGTATGGCGAGCTGCAAAAACAGATCAAAGGACCCCAGTCCGGAGGGTTACAGCTCGATTTTCAGAGCAATGCCCGTCTCGGCGACATTATTCTGGAATTGCAGTACCTCACCAAATCGTTTGGTTCAAAACTCCTCTTCAAGGATCTCCTTATATCGATCAAGAAAGGAGACCGGATCGGCATCATCGGGCCCAACGGATCAGGGAAGTCCACGCTTCTAAAGTTAATTCTCAAAGAAGAACTGCCGTCAGGCGGAAACATACTTTTGGGGAAAAATACCCGAATTTCTTATTTTGACCAGCATCGTGAATCGCTTGATCCGGACGCCAGAGTGGAGCTTGCCCTGGGCGAGGGCGCCTGGATCAAATCCGGTGAGGTGACCCAAACCCGAACCGCTTATCTGGAATCATTTCTCTTCTCCTTTTCCGATCAAAAGAAATTGATCCGAACCCTGTCAGGAGGAGAGAAGGCGCGTCTGATTTTGGCAAAACTGATGCTGGAAAACAGCAACTTCCTACTCCTCGACGAGCCCACCAATGATCTGGATATTCCGACTCTACAGCTTCTCGATGAAGCGCTGAACTCTTTCAAAGGATGTGTTCTTATGGTGACTCATGACCGCTATTTCCTGGATAAAGTGGCTACGGGGATCTTAAGTTTTGAATCAGACGGCTCCGTTCACTATATTGAAGGAAACTATGAAATCTATCTGAATTGGAAAACTCGAAAGGAAGTAATCAGGAAAAAGGAACCTAAAAAAGAGGATCCCCGGACGTCTCCGGCGCCTCTCAAGAAAAAGAAGGGACTGACCTTTAATGAACAGCAGGAGCTCAACGCGATCGAAAAAGAGATTGAAAAGATTGAAAGTCGAAAAAAGGAAATTATACGGCGGATGACCCAGCCCGCAGGTTCAAAGCACGCAGAACTCAACGAAATCGGAGAAGAATTTCGTAAAATTGAGAAACTCCTGAGTGAATGTGTTCTCAGGTGGGAGCATCTTGAAACCAAACGTACGGTGGAATAAGAGAGAATCAATTCGAAAAGCGGGTTCCTGAAAATATGTTATATTTAAATCAAGTATTCGGGATTTTTTAATAGAAAAGGGCTCAAGCTCCCGGAAAAATTCTAGAAAGCATCTGCATGGATCAAAAGATAAAATTTGGCCTCCGATTAAAATTTATAGCGATATTCTCACTTCTCTTCCTGATCCAGGGCGCCATCCTTGGAATTTTCTTCATGGTCCGGGAAAAGAGCTCACTCAAAGAGGATCTCAAAGAGCGGGGCATCTCTCTTTCAAAAAGCCTTGCATTTAACAGCGCTTACGGCGTCACGGTGGGAGATTCGGATGTTCTCATGGGATTTCTTCCCGGCGTGCTGAAGGAATCCGACGTCTCTTATGTGGCCATCCTGGACAAAGATGGAAAGGTCCTGGCCCACTCGCAAAAAGATCTTGTTGGAAAGACTGTCACAGATGATGCGGCAAGGATAAATGGTTCGGTTGAATCATCCGTAAATGAACTTACGAATGAAAGAGGGGAAGATCTCTACGAAATCGTTTCTCCGATCCGAAACCGAAGCACCGATGCCCTTATGGCTTCGCAAACAGGACAGGTCAATTCCATCGGTACCGTTAGAATTGGTCTTTCCACCCGAAATCTCAGTGAAAAGATCAGAACCGATCTTCTGCTCACTCTCCTCCTGACGGGTATGATCATTTTAATTGGAAGCTTTCTTGCCTTCATATATGTTAAATCGATTGTTCAGCCGATTGAAGAGATGGCGCTCCTGGCAACAAAAATTGCTGACGGGGATTTCACCCACTCGCTAAATGTGACTTCACGGGATGAAATCGGAGTTCTCGGTCAGGCTTTCATTAAAATGTCCGGAAGCCTGAACGCAATGATCAAAAATATCCGGGAAGTCACCCATAACCTTGCGTCCGCATCCGTACAGATGAAAAAACATTCTGAAACCGTAATGCAAGGAGCCAAAGCACAGGCCTCGAGTGGCGAAACAAGCTCTTCCTCTGTCGTACAAATGAACACGTCCATCCTGGAAATTACCAGCAATGTGGAAGGGCTTTCCCACTCCTCTGAGGCAACCTCCTCCTCAATCCTCCAGATGTCTGCGTCATTTGAAGAAGTCGCCAACACAACTATTCATATGGTTGATCGCGTGGATGAGACCTCCAGTTCCATTACCGAAATGGCCAGCGCTATAAAGGAGGTCGGTCAGAATGTCGAGCAGCTCTCGTTTTCAGCAGAAAAAACTGCGTCTGCGGTGCAAGAAATCAATCTCTCCGTGAAAGAGGTCGAAAGCCATGCCAAAGAATCGGCTTCCCTCTCTGAAAAAGTGTCACTCGATGCGGAAAAACTTGGAATGACTGCGGTTGAAAAAACAATTTATGGTATGAATCAGATCAAAGAGAGCGTTCTATCCTCCGTCACGGTGATCAATAAGCTGGGAGAACGTTCAGAACAGATCGGAAAAGTTCTCACGGTCATTGAACAGGTTACAAAACAGACCAATCTACTGGCCTTAAATGCCGCCATACTCGCGGCGCAGGCTGGCGAACAAGGAAAAGGGTTCGCGGTTGTTGCCGAAGAAATCAAGAATCTGGCAGATCAGACTTCCGGATCTACCCGGGAAATTTCACAGCTCATCAAGGACGTACAAAGAGAGGTTCAGGAAGCGATTCAGGCTTCCCAGTCAGGTTTCAGAACGGTTGAAACAGGTCTTCAATTGTCGCTTGCTGCCCGCGACGCGCTCAAGAAGATTCTGGACAGCTCCAGGCTTTCAAGTTCTATGTCGCAGAATATCGAAAAAGCGACGATCGAACAGACGGGACAGGTCAGTAAAATGAGAGAGGCCATGGAGCAGATCAATAAGATGATTCAGCAGATTTCCGCTGCGACCACACAGCAGAAGAAAGGAAGCGAACAAATACTGAGCAATACCGAAAAAATGCGGGATGCGACCCGCACCGTACAGCGATCTATGCAGGAACAGTCAAAAGGAAGCAAACAAATTACCGAAGCGGTGGAAAACGTCAATGAACGGGTGAAACAGATTTCAAGAGCCATTAAAGAGCAGAAAAAAGGAACCGAAATATTTATGGGTTCCATGGAAAGCATTCAGTCCACTTCATGGGACACTGTAAGCCTGGTTGAAGAAATGAACAAATCGATCCACCTCCTTTCCCAGCAGGCCGAAGTGCTAAAATCTGAAATGGAACGTTTTAAAATTTAATTATTCCCGTCGTCCCAAATCTCTCTTTCCTCTCCCCTTCCATTTGAGTTATGATAGGCTCTTACGATATTTATTTTTCCCATACCTGCAAAGGGATTTTTCATGTCTGATATTCGCGTTCGTTTTGCGCCCAGTCCTACCGGCCATTTGCACATCGGGGGTGTCAGAACCGCCCTGTTTAACTGGCTTTTTGCTCGCCACCACCAGGGCAGATTTATTTTAAGAATCGAAGATACCGATCAGGAGCGCTCTACAGACCAGTCAATTCAGGCAATCCTGGAAGGGATGAATTGGCTCGGTCTGGACTGGGATGAAGGACCTTTCCGCCAGACGGATCGCCTGCCTCTTTACCGTCAACATGCCGACCGTCTCCTTTCTGAAGGGAAAGCTTACCCTTGTTACTGTCTCCCCGAAGAGCTGGATGAGCGCAGAAAAGAGGCCATGAAAAAAGGAAAACCTCCAAAATACGACGGACGATGCCGGAATCTGAATCAGCCAGTGGAAGGGAGAAGACCGGCCCTGAGATTTAAGGCTCCTCTGGAAGGACAAACTGTTTTTCAGGATATGGTCAAAGGAAGAGTTAGTTTTGAAAATCAGCAATTGGATGATTTGATTATCGTGCGTTCAGACGGATGGCCGACCTATAACTTTTGCGTGGTCGTCGATGATGCTTTAATGAAGATTACCCATGTCATACGGGGAGACGACCATTTGAATAATACACCTCGACAGATTATTATGTTTCAGGCTTTTGGCTATGCCCTCCCCCGATTCGGACATGTCTCGATGATTCTCGGTTCAGATAAAGCGCGCCTGTCAAAACGGCACGGGGCGACTTCAATCATGGAATACAAGGCCATGGGATATCTCCCCGAAGCGATGATTAACTATCTCGTCCGTCTCGGGTGGTCCTATCAGGATCAGGAGATTTTTTCACTGCAGGACCTGATACACCATTTCTCAATGGATTCTGTGGGAAGTTCGGCCTCTATTTTCAATCCGGAAAAACTCCTCTGGCTCAATGCTCATTATATTAAACATGGTGAGCCCGAACGAATGGTTCGCCTCATGATGGATCAAATCGAAGCGCTCGGACTGATTGACCCGAAAGGAATTGATCCGGAACATTTAAAAGATACCTATTTCATCTTGAAGGAAAGATCTCGCGATTTGAATGAACTGGTTCGTACCGCCGTAGATTATTTCGTCGATAAAATCAAGATTGACCCGGAGGGAATGAAAAAACTGACACCCGACGCCCTTCCTGTTTTGAGAGAGGTCAAGGAAAGGCTTGCATCGATTCCCGTTGATCATGATCCTCTTGAGAAGATGATCAAAGAGGTGATGGAAACATACGGAAAAAAGATGGGTGAAATCGCTCAACCGCTTCGAATTGCGTTGACGGGAAAAACGGTGAGTCCGGGTATTTTTGAAGTTTTTCGCCTGCTCGGGAAAGAACGTTCGCTACTACGGATTGACCACGCCATACAGATTCTCTCATCAATGGCCTGACAATCGCTTGATCTCTTCGACTCCTTTTTGGATGATGCCAACTGATTCACGGATCTCTTCCAAGGTCGTCTTCCATCCTATTGTCAAAAGAAGAGTCCCCCGCGCCCGAGCCGCCGGAAATCCCAGAGCGGTTAAAATAGACGGGCTATTCAAATTGCCGGACAGGCAACTCGATCCCGTGGCAGCTGCGACACCGTTGGCCGACAAAAACAGGACCAAAGCCTCTCCTTCGATTCCTTTTAAGTGAAAACTGGCATGATATGGGAGACGATGAATCGGATCACCGGTTAACCGGGCATCCGGTATCCTTTTTTGAATCTCCTGAATAAGAACATCTCTCAATGCCTTGAAACTCTCCTGCCGTTTTTTCAGGTTTTCTCGGGCAATTTTTGCCGCAATGCCAAACCCAACGATTCCGGGAACATTTTCTAGCCCTCCTCTCTTCCCTTCTTCCTGATTTCCACCTTCGATCAAACGGTCAATCTTCATTCCTGTTTGAATATAAAGTGCTCCCACCCCTTTAGGACCATAAACCGACTGTGCAGAGAAGGTGTAATAGTGGACCCCCAATTCTCTCACATCGAGCGGCTGGGTGCCTGCCAGAGAAACCCCGTCCGAATGGACAAGGACTCCGGAATCCTTGATCCTTTCAACAATTTCTTTTATCGGCTGTATCGTGCCAATTTCACTCTGGGCATGATGAATTGTAATTAAAACAGTCTGTGGCAGAATCCCTTCCTGAACCTTCTCTGGAGCGACGCGGCCAACCGGATCAACGGGAAGGTAAGTGACTTTTCCTCCGTGTTTTTCCCAGTTTTTCAGGGGTTTCGTGATTGAAACGTGTTCTGTCGAACTGGTCAGAACATGATGACCCCTTTTCAGATAAGCAGAAGGGACCCCACGAATAACCCAGTTATTTCCTTCTGATCCGGATGAAGTAAAAAAGATCTCGTTTGATCTTGCTCCAATGAGTTGAGCGACCTCATTTCTTGCTTCTTCAATCGCCCTTTTTGCCTTTTTTCCGAGAGTATGGAGACTTTGCGGGTTGCCAAATTCGTTTGCGAGAAACGGAGCCATCCCCTCAAAAACTTCAGGAAGGAGAGGAGAACCATTCACATAATCAAGATAAATTTCATTCATCGGAACTATCCGTCATATCGGGTCATTATACCCGTCGTTTTGACTCGTTGACAACCAGGAAACGGCAGTGTTATTTTAAAGGAAGCTCCGGAGATCCTTAATTGAGAAAACTCGCGCTTGCCTTGACCACCCGTCCCGAAGACCCTTCTTCACGGACTACGATCAATTTGGCTAAAGCTGCACTGGAAAAAAAGATTGAAGTCTATCTCTATGTCACAGACGAAGGGGTCTACCACTTAACAGGCTCTCCCCTCTTCGATCTCGTTGCGCAAGGGGCAAAACTCTATGTGTGTGCCTATGGCTGCCAGTCCCGGAATCTTCCCTATGACGACCCCCGTGCCACCTACTGCGGATTGGTCATGCTGGGGAGCCTGATTGAAGGCACCGACCGGTTTATTTCCCTTAACTAGAATGCCCCTCTCGCCCGAAAAACATTCTTTGAAAATCGTGGTCCTGATCAAGACAAACCCATTTGAATCGCCCCGGGGCGTCGAAGCAATCCGAATGGCGCTTGGGCTGGGAAGCGGCGTTCACCAGGTGGAAATTATTCTGATGGGCGATGCACCTTATCTCCTCACGGAGGAACAGGAGAGGATTCTGGATTACGAGACGCTAGAGAAATATATTTCCAGTTTTGAAGATTCCGAAAAACCCTTTTATATTGAAGAGGCATTTTTAAAAAATCATCCCGATTTTGAAACTGTTTATCCATATGCATCGACCACGACAGAAATCATAGCCGATAAAATTTCAGCGGGAGAAAAATTTCTCATCTTCTAAATGGAAAATCAGCTACATATTCTTAAAAAAGAAATTGACGAAAAAGCCCAATTGATCATTCAAAACCTTTCAGAGCGATATCCCGACAAGATTCGAGTCGTTTTGATTCAAGAAGCGATCAGGGTGAAACCTATCTGGAAATGTCAAACTTTTTGCTTGATCGATGTCGCTTCTAGCTCCGTCCCTCAAATGGGAGAATGTGAAGAGATTGGTTATAGCCGGCTCGTCGATCTGATTTTTGAAGCGGATTCGGTTGTGACGTGGTAGGGGAATGAGGTAGAAACCGTTGAGAAGGACTATTTCTTTGCATCCTGGTATTCTTCGTGCCAGGTCATTTGAATCGCTTCCAGAATCTTTTCGTTCGATTTCTTCGGGTCTCCCGTAAATCCGTCAAGGGAGACAAT from Nitrospirota bacterium carries:
- a CDS encoding glycosyltransferase family 4 protein, producing MRIAHLVSTFPPYRGGIGNVANEYARGLTLLGDENEIFTPDYEGKGTISDQTAGFKINRLTPWFKYGNAALVPQALLKLSSFDLIHLHYPFFGGAEWLLFLKWILVRSPKIVLSYHMDVLGSGILKLVFKGYGKTILPLLASTADGVIFATREYGESSLIAPFVREKPVYHIPYGVASRFHPRKKSDSLVSRFKFSSDDKVLLFVGGLDRAHHFKGVSLLISAVGKLKMKEIKLVIVGNGNLIPHYRNAAKNEGLSNQVIFAQGVSDDELPDYYNLADIAVLPSVNRSEAFGIVLLEAMACARPVVASSLPGVRVLVDNHKNGLLAEPGHVGELAEKIKFLLSHPELREEYGLNGFKKVEEHFRWGPLVQKVRVVYQELLKKRA
- a CDS encoding glycosyltransferase family 2 protein, producing MTIPPFVSVIVVNWNGKETLQKCLESLFNQSYSSIEIIVVDNHSEDGSYESTRSIYGEKIKWIRNSKNEGFARGNNIGILASRGEYILLLNNDAWAEPDWVRNLVESASFNDKTGMVASRIYLGDQEEIIDNTGHLVYPDGISWGRGRMQRDTGQFDQETEVIFPSGCAALYKKQMLDEIGYFDEHFFAYCEDTDLGFRARLAGWQCRYSPRAVVHHYFSKSSSETSSFKAFQVERNRRWVIMKNYPWPYLILSPWYSIKRYLWQGYGILKGKGMASQFSQRNSLISGWMILIRSFYCAWVMFPVMRKERFRIQVKRKISSKEFGQLLNRFGVGVRTIAFGEQE
- the atpF gene encoding F0F1 ATP synthase subunit B; translated protein: MPQFDAHFFTPLLFWSIVSFGILWYVLSKYAYPPILEMLEIREKKIKESLEQAERLQSEAKTLMADYENRLKLSKKEAEAILEKARVRSQQILEESEKRAREESERMLVSTRQEMEREKIKLMKEVKQATAELVISTTEKLIQKSLNKEDHYRLIEEAIELSSRNFKP
- the atpE gene encoding ATP synthase F0 subunit C, whose translation is MDSSAAALIGMGIAAAGFAGSGIGIGYIFGKMIESVARQPQAEAKIGKYMWIGFALVEAIALYGLVIAFIVMGLRK
- a CDS encoding F0F1 ATP synthase subunit A, which encodes MEHNPLEHFQLYNILSLHLGIFDISINKAVLMMWLVSASVILFFMAAGRSVRLIPGKFQNLAEIAMEFLRNMVLENMGEKGLKFVPFVATLFFFILFSNLLGLIPGFYTVTSQLIVTAGFAALVYLISIGVGFLYHGFGFLHILIPPGTPGWLLPLMIPIEIVSQLARPVSLAVRLFANMTAGHTVLGVLLGMAISLGFLIGWLPFGFSVAINLLEVGIAFIQAYIFTILTTVYLGDAIKMEH
- a CDS encoding AtpZ/AtpI family protein — protein: MVKEGDPFYKGLSYAARIGVELVAATLLGTGLGYAADRYFNTSPWFLTGGVLLGAAAGFLNIYRFVTALQKEESADPEKKQE
- a CDS encoding MFS transporter, which produces MSWLFIISVITYVDRVNISVAGQEMMPALGISSIEIGALFSAFVLGYALFQIPGGWLGDIWGSRIVLTLALLWWSIFTILTALADRLFLVSFLGLFGTLMVIRFLIGTGEAAALPNFNRTVANWFPGSERGIGMGVAIGGIGLGSAITPPAVAWMMTQYGWKAAFYVTGAAGLIVAAGWYLMARDDPRQHSGVNHEELAWIVSSAYPDSESAKKSDEKSFRILLKMPSVWYLTLSYTMLGYIAYIYLSWFFLYLVNVRHFTVLKGSFLASSPFLAMAIFCPLGGWMTDRATRRYGPNIGRRGIGAGGMLMTSLLIYSGAITTNPYWAIVLLSFGAGILYGTVGAFWSSTIDLSKEHSGALSGLMNMGANLGGTLSPTLTPWLGERYGWHIALTVAAAAAFLGTILWLGVRFDQKIPSQSDSFS